In Bos taurus isolate L1 Dominette 01449 registration number 42190680 breed Hereford chromosome 9, ARS-UCD2.0, whole genome shotgun sequence, a single genomic region encodes these proteins:
- the LOC132346172 gene encoding cytochrome c oxidase subunit 7A2, mitochondrial-like, producing the protein MLWNLLSPHQITKRTISTALRRQFENKVPAKQKLFQEDNGIPVHLKGRIADALLYRATMVLTVGGTACAIYQLAVVSLPKKQD; encoded by the coding sequence ATGCTATGGAATCTTCTGTCTCCCCATCAGATTACTAAGAGGACCATAAGTACTGCTTTACGCAGGCAGTTTGAAAATAAGGTTCCAGCAAAACAAAAGCTGTTTCAGGAggataatggaattccagtgcATCTGAAGGGTAGGATAGCTGATGCCCTCCTGTATAGAGCCACCATGGTTCTTACAGTTGGTGGAACAGCATGTGCCATATATCAGCTGGCTGTGGTTTCACTTCCCAAAAAGCAGGATTGA